From the genome of Roseivivax sp. THAF197b:
GCCTGGGAGCGCGAGGAAAATCCCGGCGCCAAGCAGGCCATGGCGCAGATCCTCGTCAATTCGCGCATGTGCGCGCTGGGGCGTCGGCCGATCTGCCAGGATACCGGGGCCGCGAACATCCACGTCAAATACGGCGTGGAGGCGCAGACCAATTTCAAACGCTCCCTGCAGGAGATCTGCGACGAGGGCACGCGGCAGGGCTATCTGCGCGACGAGAACCCGCTGCGCGCCTCGGTCGTGGTAGACCCGTTAGGGGAGCGCAAGAATTCCGGTGACAACACGCCCTGCATGCTGACCGTGGAAATGGTGCCCGGCGACCGGATCGAGGTGGAGGTCGCGGCCAAGGGCGGCGGGTCGGAGAACAAGTCGAAATTCACCACGCTGAACCCGTCGGGTTCGGTCGCCGACTGGGTGGTGAGCACGGTCGAGACGCTGGGCGCGGGCTGGTGCCCGCCCGGCATCCTGGGCATCGGCGTGGGAGGGAATGCCGACAAGTCCATGGCGCTCGCCAAGGCCGCGCTGTCCGAGCCCATCGACATGGCAGATTTGCTGCGCCGCGGCCCCGCCAACAAGACCGAGGAGCTGCGCGTGGAGATCTACGAACGGGTCAACGCGCTTGGCATCGGCGCGCAGGGTTTGGGCGGCGTCACCACCGTGCTCGACGTGAAGGTGAAATCCTTCCCGACCCACGCAGCCTCGCTGCCGGTGGGTCTGATCCCCAATTGCGCGGCCACACGGCATGTGCATTTCACGCTCGACGGCTCGGGCCCTGCCGCCTTCACGCCGCCCGACATCAATGACTGGCCGGAAATTCTGCTCGATCAGGCCAGCGCCCATGCCACGCGGATCGACCTCGACAACCTCACCGACGAGGTCGTGGGTTCGCTCACGCCCGGCCAGACGCTGCTCGTGTCGGGCACGCTCTATACGGGCCGCGACGCCGCGCATAAGCGGATGATCGACATGCTGGATCGCGGCGAACCGCTGCCTGTCGATCTCAAGGGCCGCGCGATCTATTACGTGGGCCCCGTGGACGCGGTGGGCGACGAGGCGATCGGCCCTGCGGGCCCTACCACGTCCACCCGGATGGACAAGTTCACCGACCGCATCCTGGGCGAGACGGGGCTCAAGGTCATGATCGGCAAAGCCGAACGGGGCCCCGCGGCGCTTGAGGCCATCGCAAAGCACAAGGCGGCCTACCTGATCGCGGTGGGCGGCGCGGCTTATCTGGTGTCGAAAGCCATCAAGGAAGCGAAACCCGTGGCCTTCCAGGACCTCGGGATGGAGGCGATCTACGAGCTGCGGGTCGAGGACATGCCCGTCACCGTCGCTGTCGATACGAGCGGCAACTCGATCCACAAGACAGGACCTGCCGCCTGGCGCCGCACGCCCGAACCGGCCTGAGGTGACGACGCCGCCGCGTGACAGGCGCGGCGGTGCGACCCGCCCTCTACTGGCCTCTACTCCTCTGCAACCCCACCGGGATCGGGCAGATCGGCAGGCCCCGGCGCGTCCATCTCGGTGAATGTCGCGGGGCTATGCCGGGTGCGATCCACCCGAAGGTCGAACACGTCGAAGCGGTTATAGCCCGCCGAGACATCGTGAAAGCGCTTCGGCTCCACCGCCCCGGAGAGATCGATCTCGGCATAGCCGATGCCCTCCTCGGTCAGCTCGTCGCCGATGCACTTGCCGGTCGGATCGACGAAAAAGCTCGGAGCAGCGGGGCATTTCTCAAGCATCTCGGCAGCCTCGGACGACCCATTCGCAATGATCCTCTTCGCGTTGTCGTCGAGGCACCCCGCCGAGACGAGGCCGAAGACCTTGGCCTCGAAGGCATGGCCCGCGGCCCGGATCAGGTTCGCGCCGCGATTGTCGTAATTGCCCGCG
Proteins encoded in this window:
- a CDS encoding fumarate hydratase, producing MPVIREDDLIASIAEALQYISYFHPQDFVRAMSAAWEREENPGAKQAMAQILVNSRMCALGRRPICQDTGAANIHVKYGVEAQTNFKRSLQEICDEGTRQGYLRDENPLRASVVVDPLGERKNSGDNTPCMLTVEMVPGDRIEVEVAAKGGGSENKSKFTTLNPSGSVADWVVSTVETLGAGWCPPGILGIGVGGNADKSMALAKAALSEPIDMADLLRRGPANKTEELRVEIYERVNALGIGAQGLGGVTTVLDVKVKSFPTHAASLPVGLIPNCAATRHVHFTLDGSGPAAFTPPDINDWPEILLDQASAHATRIDLDNLTDEVVGSLTPGQTLLVSGTLYTGRDAAHKRMIDMLDRGEPLPVDLKGRAIYYVGPVDAVGDEAIGPAGPTTSTRMDKFTDRILGETGLKVMIGKAERGPAALEAIAKHKAAYLIAVGGAAYLVSKAIKEAKPVAFQDLGMEAIYELRVEDMPVTVAVDTSGNSIHKTGPAAWRRTPEPA